One Mycolicibacterium doricum genomic window, CGAAGTCGTCCGGTGCCGCCGTGCTGTCGGGATCCGACGCGTTCACCCTGCACGACACGTACGGTTTCCCGATCGAACTGACCCTCGAGATGGCCGCCGAAGCCGGTCTGTCGGTCGACGAAGAAGGCTTCCGCGGGCTGATGGCCGAGCAGCGGCAGCGCGCCAAGGCCGACGCCGCCGCCCGTAAACAGGCGCACGCCGACCTGACCGCCTACCGCGACCTGGTCGACACTCATCCGACCGAGTTCACCGGATTCGACGAACTGACCACCGAGGCCCGCATCCTCGGAATCTTCGTCGACGGCCGGCGCGTTCCCGTCGCCGGGCACGACACCGTCACCGCCGGGCACCGCATCGAACTGGTCCTCGACCGCAGCCCCTTCTACGCCGAATCCGGCGGCCAGATCGCCGACGAGGGCACCATCACCGGCACCGGCGCGTCCGAGACGGCCAAGGCCGCGGTGTCGGATGTGCAGAAGATCGCCAAAACCCTGTGGGTACACCGAGTCACCGTGGAATCCGGTGAATTCGTCGAAGGTGACACGGTGGTGGCGGCGGTCGACCCGCGCTGGCGGCACGGCGCCACCCAGGGTCACTCGGGCACCCACATGGTGCACGCCGCGCTACGGCAAGTCCTTGGCCCGAACGCCGTGCAGGCCGGTTCCCTCAACCGGCCCGGCTACCTGCGTTTCGACTTCAACTGGCAAGGCCCCCTCACCGAGCAACAGCGCACCCAGATCGAAGAGGTGACCAACGAGGCCGTCGAGGCTGACTTCGAAGTGCACAGTTTCACGACGGACCTCGAGCGGGCCAAGTCGATGGGCGCGATGGCACTCTTCGGCGAGGCCTACCCCGACGAGGTGCGGGTGGTCGAGATCGGCGGTCCGTTCTCGCTGGAACTGTGTGGCGGCACCCATGTGCGTAGCTCCGCCCAGATCGGGCCTGTGACCATCCTCGGGGAATCCTCGATCGGGTCAGGCGTGCGCCGGGTCGAGGCCTACGTCGGCCTGGACTCGTTCCGCCACCTGGCCAAGGAGCGTGCGCTGATGGCCGGGCTCGCCTCGTCGCTCAGGGTGCCGTCCGAGGAAGTCCCGGCGCGGGTGGCCGGGTTGGTCGAGCGATTGCGGGCGGCAGAGAAGGAACTCGACCGCCTTAGGTTGGCGAATGCGCGTGCGGCGGCCGTCAACGCTGTCGCGGGTGCCGAGCTTGTCGGTAAGGTCCGACTCGTGGCGCAGCGGATGGCCGGCGGAATGTCGGCGGGCGATCTGCGCACACTCGTCGGCGACATCCGCGGCAAGCTGGGCAGCGACCCGGCCGTCGTCACGCTGATCGCCGAAGGCGAGAACGACACCGTGCCTTTTGTGGTGGCCGTCAACCCGGCCGCCCAGGATCTGGGGATACGCGCCGACGAACTGGTCAAACGGCTCGGCGCAGCGGTCAACGGCCGTGGGGGCGGCAAGGCAGATCTCGCGCAGGGTTCCGGTAAGGGGGCGGCGGGCATCGACGCGGCATTGGCCGCGTTGCGTGCCGAGATCGACAGGAGCTGACGTGGTGACCGACAGCGACCACCGCCTCCCCGACCGCCCGGGAGAGGGCGACCCGGGCCGCGGACGGCGAATCGGAATCGACGTCGGTAGCGTACGGATCGGCGTCGCCGCCAGTGACCCGGACGGTCTGCTGGCCACCCCGGTGGAGACCGTGCGCCGGGACCGATCGGATCGCCACATTCGCCGGCTGGCACAACTGGCGACCGAACTGCAGGCCGTCGAGGTCGTCGTGGGGTTGCCGAGGACGCTGGCCGACCGGACCGGACCGGCCGCGCACGACGCCATCGAGGTCGCCGCGGCGCTGGCCCGGCGGATCGCACCGGTCCCGGTACGCATGGCAGACGAACGGCTCACCACCGTTTCCGCGCAGCGTTCGCTGCGCGAGGCCGGTGTCCGCGCCAAAGGGCAGCGGGCGATGATCGACCAGGTTGCGGCGGTGGGCATCTTGCAGAGCTGGCTGGACCAGCGGCGCGCGGCACTGGCCGCGCCCGGAGAGGGCGGGCATGGCTGAGCACTGGCGTCACGAGCGTGCGGAACCCGTGGCGGTGGGACCACCACGGCGCGGCATGAGCCGCTCGGAGCGGATGCGTCTGGAGCGCAGTCGCAGGAAGCGCCGGATGGCCGGGGCGGTGTCTCTCGCGCTGCTGGTCGTCGTCGTGATCGGCGTGGTGTTCCTGGGTTCCACGCTGTGGCACAAGATGTTCGGCGCTAGCGGCAACGACTTCGCCGGCGAGGGTCTCAACGACGTGGTGATCCAGGTGCACGACGGCGACTCGACGACGGCGATCGGCCAGACGTTGCACGACAACAACGTCGTGGCGACGGTCAAGGCGTTCGTCGACGCCGCGGAGCGCAACTCCGGGATGACGGCAATCCAGCCCGGCTTCTACAAGGTCCGTACCGAGATCCCTGCTGCCAACGCCGTCGAACGGCTCACCGACCCGCAGAGCCGCGTCGGCAAGCTGGTGATTCCCGAGGGCCGCCAGCTCGACGACGTGTCCGACGTCAAGACCAACGCCGTCACCGAGGGCATCTTCACGCTCATCTCGAAAGCCACCTGCGTGAACCTCGACGGCCAACAACAGTGTGTGCCGGTGGAAGAGCTCAAGCGGGTCGCGGAGACGGCGGCGCCCTCGGTGCTGGGCGTCCCCGAATGGGCGGTGCAACCCGTCGCCGCGATGGGCGCCGACCATCGCCGCCTCGAGGGCTTGATCGCGCCGGGCAGCTGGAACATCGATCCGTCGGCCGCGCCGCAGGAGACCCTCGCGACGCTGATCCGGTCGAGCGCCAGCCAGTACGCGCACAGCGGCCTACTCGAAACCGCCACCGCGATGAACCTCTCGCCGTATCAGGTCCTCACAGTGGCCTCACTGGTGCAGCGCGAGTCCAAGCCGGAGGACTTTGCAAAGGTCGCCCGCGTGATCTACAACCGGTTGGCCGAGAACCGCACCCTCGAGTTCGACTCCACGGTGAACTATCCCTTGGACCGCATCGAGGTCGCCACCACAGACGGCGACCGCGGCCAGCTGACCCCGTGGAACACCTATGTGCAGCCCGGGCTGCCCGCCACCCCGATCTGTTCGCCGAGCAAGCCGGCGCTTCTGGCGGCCGAGCAGCCCGCGGAGGGGGACTGGCTCTACTTCGTCACCATCGACCTGCAGGGCACCACCCTGTTCACCCGGGATTACAACGAGCACCTGACCAACATCGAACTGGCGCAGCGCAACGGTGTCCTCGACAGTGCCAGGTAGGCGTAAGGCCGCCGTCCTCGGGTCACCGATCGCCCACTCGCGCTCACCGCAACTGCACCTGGCGGCGTACCGCGCGTTGGGCCTTACCGACTGGACCTACGAGCGCATCGAGTGCACCGCCGACCAACTTCCCGGGCTCGTCGGCGGGTTCGGCCCGGAGTGGGTCGGGGTCTCGGTGACGATGCCGGGCAAGTTCGCCGCACTGCATGTCGCCGACGAACGCACCGACCGCGCTGAGTTGGTCGGGTCGGCCAACACCCTGGTGCGCACACCCAACGGGTGGCGGGCCGACAACACCGATGTCGACGGTGTCTCCGGCGCGCTCGGCGCGGTCGACGGACCGGCGATCGTGGTCGGCTCGGGCGGGACGGCCCCGGCCGCCGTGGTGGCGCTGGCCGCGCTCGGTGCCGCCCACCTCACGATCGCCGCCCGCAACCCGGACAGGGCGGCGCCGTTGGTCGACCTCGCGCACCGTGTCGGTGTCGGTGCGCAGTGGTGCGACCTGGGCGCCCCCGCCCTGGCTGACCTTGCGGCAGCCTGTGGTGCGGTCGTCAGCACCGTCCCCGCTGACGTGGCCGAGCGATACGCGGGGGCGCTGGCCCGCACCCCGGTACTGCTCGACGCCGTCTACGATCCGTGGCCGACGCCGTTGGCAGCGGCGGTGCATGCCGCGGGCGGCCGGGTGGTCAGCGGACTGGACATGCTGCTGCACCAGGCGGTCGCGCAGGTCGAACAGTTCACCGGCCGGCCGGCCCCGAAAGAGGTGATGAGGGCGGCACTGCAGAGCGCTTAGCCTCGATTCGTGGCGGCGGTCGTCGTGGTGGTGTGGCTCTCGGCGTTGACCCTCTACGACATCCGCTGGCGGCGGCTGCCGAACTGGCTGACCCTGCCCGGCGCCGCGATGATGCTGATCGGCGCGGCAGTCGCCGGCCTGGGGGCGCCCGCCGCTCTCGGCGCCGCCGCACTGTTCGCGATCTACGCCGTCACGCATCTGCTGGCGCCTGCGGCGATGGGGGCCGGGGACGCGAAACTCGCGCTCGGGGTCGGCGGATTGACCGGCGCCTTCGGGATCGACGTGTGGCTGCTCGCCGCGTTCACCGCGCCGATGCTCACCGCGCTGTGGGCGCTGGTGTCAGTCGCGCGGCGAGAGCGCCCAGTGCCGCACGGGCCGTCGATGTGTGCGGCCAGTGCGGCCGCTGTCGCCGTGGTGCTGATATGAGCGCCGACTGCCCGTTGTCATACGTGCGCCGACGGCGTCCACCGCACCGGCGCCGTCATGGTGGAATTCAGAGTCACGCCACGGGTTGGCGGATTTAGCCGCGCCCGACGCGCCATGGGAAGATGGGACCCGTGTTGCGTTGGACCACTGCCGGTGAATCCCATGGCCGCGCGCTCGTGGCTGTGCTCGAGGGCATGGTCGCGGGCGTCTCGGTGACGACCGAGGACATCGGCGCTCAGCTGAAGCGCCGCCGGCTCGGCTACGGCCGCGGTGCGCGCATGAAGTTCGAGCAGGACGAGATCACGATGCTTGGTGGTGTCCGGCACGGCGTCACGCTCGGCGGTCCGATCGCGATCCAGATCGGCAACACGGAGTGGCCCAAGTGGGAGATGGTGATGGCCGCCGACCCCGTCGACCCCGCCGAACTCGTCGAGACCGCCCGCAACGCCCCGCTGACACGGCCGCGGCCCGGCCACGCCGACTACGCCGGCATGCTCAAGTACGGGTTCGACGACGCCCGACCGGTGCTCGAGCGGGCCAGTGCCCGCGAAACTGCCGCACGCGTCGCCGCGGGCACCGTCGCGCGCGCCTTCCTGCGCCAGGTGCTCGGCGTCGAGGTGGTCTCCCACGTCATCTCCATCGGGGCGTCGACTCCCTACGTCGGTCCGCCGCCGGCACCGGCCGATCTGGCGGCGATCGATGACAGCCCGGTGCGGGCCTTCGACGAGGCGGCCGAGAAGTCGATGATCGCCGAGATCGAAGCGGCCAAACGCGACGGTGACACGCTCGGCGGTGTCGTCGAAGTCGTGGTGTCCGGGCTGCCGGTCGGCCTGGGATCGTTCACCAGCGGGGACGACCGCCTCGACAGTCAGCTGGCCGCGGCGGTGATGGGCATTCAGGCCATCAAGGGCGTCGAGATCGGCGACGGCTTCGAAACCGCACGGCGGCGCGGCAGCGTCGCGCACGACGAGATCCACCCGGGGCCCGACGGCATCGAACGGTGGACCAACCGGGCCGGCGGGCTGGAGGGCGGTATGACCAACGGTCAACCGCTCCGGGTCCGCGCTGCCATGAAACCCATCTCGACGGTTCCGCGCGCACTGGCGACCGTGGACATGTCGACCGGCGAGGAAGCCGTCGCCATCCACCAGCGCTCCGACGTCTGCGCGGTTCCCGCCGCGGGGGTCGTCGTCGAGACGATGGTGGCGCTCGTCGTCGCGCGGGCAGCCCTGCGCAAATTCGGGGGCGACTCGCTGACCGAGACCAGGACCAACGTGGAGTCCTACCTGCGGGCCGTCGCCGCACGCCAACCGGCCACCGCGCAGCCGGCGCAGGCGTCGGGCTGATGGCGCCGCGGGCGGTACTGGTCGGCCTGCCCGGTTCGGGTAAGTCGACCATCGGCCGTCGCCTCGCCAAGGCGCTGGGGCTGACGCTGCTCGACACCGACGCCGCCATCGAGGGCGTCACGGGACGCACGATCGCCGACATCTTCGGCACCGACGGTGAGCAGGAGTTCCGTCGCATCGAGGAAGAGGTCGTCCGCTCGGCGCTGCAGACCCACGATGGGGTGCTCTCGCTCGGCGGCGGGGCCGTCACCACCCCCGGTGTGCGTGACGCGCTGGCCGGGCACACGGTGATCTACCTCGAGATTAGCGCCGCCGAAGGTGTGCGCCGCACCGGCGGCAGCACCGTGCGGCCGCTGCTGGCCGGACCCGACCGCGCCGAGAAGTACCAGGCTCTGCTGGACGCGCGTGTCCCGCTGTACCGGCGGGTGGCCACCATGCGGGTGAACACGAACCGCCGTAACCCCGGGGCGGTGGTCCGCCACATCGTCGCCCGGCTGGAGAAGTCGTCCGCACACCCGCCGGCGAACAAATCCGCGACTGCCGTGCAGAACCGGCCACGTCGCCGTCGTCGCCCACCGTGGCGCAGGGACGCCACGAAGGAACAGCAGCAATCCGACGCCCCACCGACGCCGGCGATGATGGCCGCCTGCCGCGTGGAGCGGACACCGGACCCGGACAGGGCAACGACGTTGGAGAAGAAAACGACGTTGGAGAAGAACACGACCTTGGAGAAGAACACGTGACAGCGCCGGTCACCGTCGACGTGCTGGTCGACCCGCCGTACCCGGTGACCATCGGCACCGGCCTGCTCGGTGACCTCGGCCGCCTGCTCGAGGGCAGGCACAAGGTGGCGATCCTGCATCAGCCGACGCTCGCGGTGACTGCTGAAGCCGTTCGAAGGCACTTGGCGGATGCGGGAATCGATGCTCACCGCATCGAGATCCCGGACGCCGAAGCCGGCAAGGAGCTGCCGGTGGTGGGATTCATCTGGGAGGTGCTCGGCCGGATCGGGGTGGGGCGTAAGGACGCAATTGTCAGCCTCGGCGGGGGAGCGGCCACCGACGTGGCCGGATTCGCCGCGGCGACCTGGTTGCGCGGAATCGACATCGTCCACGTCCCGACCACACTGCTCGGCATGGTCGACGCCGCGGTCGGCGGCAAGACCGGCATCAACACCGATGCCGGAAAGAACCTGGTCGGCGCCTTCCACCAGCCCGCCGCCGTGCTGATCGACCTCGCGACGCTGCAGACCTTGCCCCGCAACGAGATCGTCGCCGGCATGGCCGAGATCGTCAAAGCCGGGTTCATCGCGGACCCGCACATCCTCGATCTCATCGAAGCCGATCCCGAAGCTGCCCTCGATCCGTCGAAAGACGTCCTGGCGGAACTCATCCGGCGATCGGTAGCGGTCAAGGCGGAAGTGGTCGCGGCCGACGAGAAGGAATCGGCGCTGCGGGAGATCCTCAACTACGGGCACACCCTGGCCCACGCGATCGAGCGCCGCGAGCGCTACCAGTGGCGCCACGGCGCGGCGGTGTCCGTCGGCCTGGTGTTCGCCGCCGAACTCGGCCGTCTCGCTGGCCGTCTGGACGACCAGACCGCCGACCGGCACCGGTCGGTCCTCGAAGCGCTGGGACTCCCGGTCTGCTATGACCCCGACGCGCTGCCGCAACTACTGGAGTACATGGTGGGCGACAAGAAGACCCGCTCCGGGATGCTGCGGTTCGTGGTGCTCGACGGGCTCGCCAAACCGGGTCGGCTCGAGGGCCCAGACCCGTCCCTGCTCACCGCGGCCTACTCGGTGGTGGGAGCGACGCGGTGAGCGCCACGTCGACCGTCAACGTGATCAACGGGCCGAACCTGGGCCGGCTGGGACGCCGTGAACCCGCCGTCTACGGCAACACCACCCATGCTGATCTGGTGTCGATGATCGAGCAGGAGGCCGCCGGTCTGGGGCTGAGTGTCTCGGTACGGCAGAGCGACAGCGAAGCCGAACTGATCGGCTGGATCCACGCGGCCGCCGACGCCGGCGAACCGGTCGTGCTCAACGCGGGGGCCCTGACCCATACGTCGATCGCGCTCCGCGATGCGTGCGCCGAACTGGGCGCACCGTTGATCGAGGTGCACATGTCGAATGTGCACCGCCGAGAGGAGTTCCGGCACTACTCATACCTGAGCGCGGTCGCCACGGGGGTGATCGTCGGCCTGGGCGTGCAGGGCTACCTGCTGGCGTTACGCTACCTTGCCAGCGCTCAGAGACGGTTCTCCGGCGGTGTCGCCGGCTCGGTTCCGCCGCCCTGAGAGGTCATCGGAGTGTTGTGTTGCGCCGTCGGATCACCGTGTCCGCCCGGGCGCACCGCGGCGAAGACGTCGGTGTCGGCGCGGTCGTCCTCACCAGCGCGGCGGCGCGGCACGTCGGGCGCTTTGCGGTCGACGAGCCAGCGCCCCACCGTCACCCCGAGGATCGCGAGAACGAACGTCAACAACGCGGTGAACGCCGCCACCGTGGTGAGCTCGTTGAGCGGCCCCTCGACGTAGACGTCCTCGTAGAACATGCTGATCAGCCACGCGACGAACCCGCTCACGATGCCGGCGAACAGACCGGTCAGCAGCCACGTCATCGCCAGATCCGCGCGGCGTTCCGGATCGGGGTTGCGTCGCGCGTCCCGACGGCCGTCGATGATCCCCCACGCGAGCGCCGCGAGCGCGTACATCGACACGAGGACCAGGCTGATCGTCGCCGCCCTGGTCTCCCACGCGTTGATCATCGCTCCCTGCAGCAATCGGACGATCACCATCAGGGCCGCGAACACCAGTCCGCGCAGTAACCACTTGCTCATGGCGCAACAGCGTAGCGAGTACCGTCAGCGGCTGTGACTCTTTCCCAGCGTAGAGACCGGTTGCGCGAACGGCTGGCTGCCGCCGAACTCGATGCGATGCTGGTCACCGATCTGGTCAACGTGCGATACCTGTCGGGATTCACCGGTTCGAACGCCGCGCTGCTCGTCCGCGTGTCCGACACCACCCCGATCCTGGCCACCGATGGCCGATACCGCACGCAGGCCGCCAAACAGTCACCCGACGCCGAGGTCGTCATCGAGCGGGCGTGCGCGCCGCACCTGGCCGGACGCGCCGCCGCCGACGGCCTGCGCCGCCTCGGCTTCGAGAGCCACGTGGTGACCGTCGACGGACACCGCAGCCTGGTCAAGGCGGCCGGCGACGTCGACCTGGTCCGCGCCGCCGGGATCGTCGAGGCGCTGCGCGAAGTGAAGGACGCCGGCGAGGTCGCGCTGCTGCGGCTGGCATGCGAGGCCGCGGACGCCGCGCTCGAAGATCTGATCGCAGCCGGCGGCCTGCGCCCTGGCCGGACCGAGAAGCAGGTGCGACGTGATCTGGAGGCACTGATGCTCGACCACGGCGCCGACGGCCCGTCTTTCGAGACGATCGTCGCCGCCGGGCCCAACTCGGCGATCCCGCACCACCGGCCCACCGACGCGGTACTGGCCACCGGCGACTTCGTCAAGATCGACTTCGGTGCGCTGGTGAGCGGCTACCACTCGGATATGACCCGCACGTTCGTACTGGGCCGTGCCGAGGACTGGCAGCGCGACATCTACGACGTGGTCGCCACCGCGCAACGGGCCGGAACCGACGCGCTCGCGGCGGGCGTCACGCTGTCCGAGGTGGACGCGGC contains:
- the alaS gene encoding alanine--tRNA ligase, yielding MQTHEIRKRFLDHFVKAGHTEVPSASVILDDPNLLFVNAGMVQFVPYFLGQRTPPWDRAVSVQKCIRTPDIDEVGITTRHNTFFQMAGNFSFGDYFKKGAIEFAWTLLTNPVEQGGYGFDPEKLWATVYLDDDEAIRLWQEVAGLPLERIQRRGMADNYWSMGIPGPCGPSSEIYVDRGPQYGIEGGPEANEDRYIEIWNLVFMQNERGEGTSKEDFEILGPLPRKNIDTGMGVERVACLLQNVDNVYETDLLRPVIDLVAGIAPRGYGQGNHTDDVRYRIIADHCRTAAVIIGDGVSPGNEGRGYVLRRLLRRIVRAAKLLGVDQPVMAELMVTVRDAMSPSYPELGTDFDRIQRIAVAEETAFNRTLASGSRLFEDAARATKSSGAAVLSGSDAFTLHDTYGFPIELTLEMAAEAGLSVDEEGFRGLMAEQRQRAKADAAARKQAHADLTAYRDLVDTHPTEFTGFDELTTEARILGIFVDGRRVPVAGHDTVTAGHRIELVLDRSPFYAESGGQIADEGTITGTGASETAKAAVSDVQKIAKTLWVHRVTVESGEFVEGDTVVAAVDPRWRHGATQGHSGTHMVHAALRQVLGPNAVQAGSLNRPGYLRFDFNWQGPLTEQQRTQIEEVTNEAVEADFEVHSFTTDLERAKSMGAMALFGEAYPDEVRVVEIGGPFSLELCGGTHVRSSAQIGPVTILGESSIGSGVRRVEAYVGLDSFRHLAKERALMAGLASSLRVPSEEVPARVAGLVERLRAAEKELDRLRLANARAAAVNAVAGAELVGKVRLVAQRMAGGMSAGDLRTLVGDIRGKLGSDPAVVTLIAEGENDTVPFVVAVNPAAQDLGIRADELVKRLGAAVNGRGGGKADLAQGSGKGAAGIDAALAALRAEIDRS
- the ruvX gene encoding Holliday junction resolvase RuvX — encoded protein: MTDSDHRLPDRPGEGDPGRGRRIGIDVGSVRIGVAASDPDGLLATPVETVRRDRSDRHIRRLAQLATELQAVEVVVGLPRTLADRTGPAAHDAIEVAAALARRIAPVPVRMADERLTTVSAQRSLREAGVRAKGQRAMIDQVAAVGILQSWLDQRRAALAAPGEGGHG
- a CDS encoding endolytic transglycosylase MltG — encoded protein: MAEHWRHERAEPVAVGPPRRGMSRSERMRLERSRRKRRMAGAVSLALLVVVVIGVVFLGSTLWHKMFGASGNDFAGEGLNDVVIQVHDGDSTTAIGQTLHDNNVVATVKAFVDAAERNSGMTAIQPGFYKVRTEIPAANAVERLTDPQSRVGKLVIPEGRQLDDVSDVKTNAVTEGIFTLISKATCVNLDGQQQCVPVEELKRVAETAAPSVLGVPEWAVQPVAAMGADHRRLEGLIAPGSWNIDPSAAPQETLATLIRSSASQYAHSGLLETATAMNLSPYQVLTVASLVQRESKPEDFAKVARVIYNRLAENRTLEFDSTVNYPLDRIEVATTDGDRGQLTPWNTYVQPGLPATPICSPSKPALLAAEQPAEGDWLYFVTIDLQGTTLFTRDYNEHLTNIELAQRNGVLDSAR
- a CDS encoding shikimate dehydrogenase, with the protein product MSSTVPGRRKAAVLGSPIAHSRSPQLHLAAYRALGLTDWTYERIECTADQLPGLVGGFGPEWVGVSVTMPGKFAALHVADERTDRAELVGSANTLVRTPNGWRADNTDVDGVSGALGAVDGPAIVVGSGGTAPAAVVALAALGAAHLTIAARNPDRAAPLVDLAHRVGVGAQWCDLGAPALADLAAACGAVVSTVPADVAERYAGALARTPVLLDAVYDPWPTPLAAAVHAAGGRVVSGLDMLLHQAVAQVEQFTGRPAPKEVMRAALQSA
- a CDS encoding prepilin peptidase — translated: MVVWLSALTLYDIRWRRLPNWLTLPGAAMMLIGAAVAGLGAPAALGAAALFAIYAVTHLLAPAAMGAGDAKLALGVGGLTGAFGIDVWLLAAFTAPMLTALWALVSVARRERPVPHGPSMCAASAAAVAVVLI
- the aroC gene encoding chorismate synthase, producing MLRWTTAGESHGRALVAVLEGMVAGVSVTTEDIGAQLKRRRLGYGRGARMKFEQDEITMLGGVRHGVTLGGPIAIQIGNTEWPKWEMVMAADPVDPAELVETARNAPLTRPRPGHADYAGMLKYGFDDARPVLERASARETAARVAAGTVARAFLRQVLGVEVVSHVISIGASTPYVGPPPAPADLAAIDDSPVRAFDEAAEKSMIAEIEAAKRDGDTLGGVVEVVVSGLPVGLGSFTSGDDRLDSQLAAAVMGIQAIKGVEIGDGFETARRRGSVAHDEIHPGPDGIERWTNRAGGLEGGMTNGQPLRVRAAMKPISTVPRALATVDMSTGEEAVAIHQRSDVCAVPAAGVVVETMVALVVARAALRKFGGDSLTETRTNVESYLRAVAARQPATAQPAQASG
- a CDS encoding shikimate kinase — translated: MAPRAVLVGLPGSGKSTIGRRLAKALGLTLLDTDAAIEGVTGRTIADIFGTDGEQEFRRIEEEVVRSALQTHDGVLSLGGGAVTTPGVRDALAGHTVIYLEISAAEGVRRTGGSTVRPLLAGPDRAEKYQALLDARVPLYRRVATMRVNTNRRNPGAVVRHIVARLEKSSAHPPANKSATAVQNRPRRRRRPPWRRDATKEQQQSDAPPTPAMMAACRVERTPDPDRATTLEKKTTLEKNTTLEKNT
- the aroB gene encoding 3-dehydroquinate synthase; protein product: MTAPVTVDVLVDPPYPVTIGTGLLGDLGRLLEGRHKVAILHQPTLAVTAEAVRRHLADAGIDAHRIEIPDAEAGKELPVVGFIWEVLGRIGVGRKDAIVSLGGGAATDVAGFAAATWLRGIDIVHVPTTLLGMVDAAVGGKTGINTDAGKNLVGAFHQPAAVLIDLATLQTLPRNEIVAGMAEIVKAGFIADPHILDLIEADPEAALDPSKDVLAELIRRSVAVKAEVVAADEKESALREILNYGHTLAHAIERRERYQWRHGAAVSVGLVFAAELGRLAGRLDDQTADRHRSVLEALGLPVCYDPDALPQLLEYMVGDKKTRSGMLRFVVLDGLAKPGRLEGPDPSLLTAAYSVVGATR
- the aroQ gene encoding type II 3-dehydroquinate dehydratase, encoding MSATSTVNVINGPNLGRLGRREPAVYGNTTHADLVSMIEQEAAGLGLSVSVRQSDSEAELIGWIHAAADAGEPVVLNAGALTHTSIALRDACAELGAPLIEVHMSNVHRREEFRHYSYLSAVATGVIVGLGVQGYLLALRYLASAQRRFSGGVAGSVPPP
- a CDS encoding B-4DMT family transporter encodes the protein MSKWLLRGLVFAALMVIVRLLQGAMINAWETRAATISLVLVSMYALAALAWGIIDGRRDARRNPDPERRADLAMTWLLTGLFAGIVSGFVAWLISMFYEDVYVEGPLNELTTVAAFTALLTFVLAILGVTVGRWLVDRKAPDVPRRRAGEDDRADTDVFAAVRPGGHGDPTAQHNTPMTSQGGGTEPATPPENRL
- a CDS encoding M24 family metallopeptidase yields the protein MTLSQRRDRLRERLAAAELDAMLVTDLVNVRYLSGFTGSNAALLVRVSDTTPILATDGRYRTQAAKQSPDAEVVIERACAPHLAGRAAADGLRRLGFESHVVTVDGHRSLVKAAGDVDLVRAAGIVEALREVKDAGEVALLRLACEAADAALEDLIAAGGLRPGRTEKQVRRDLEALMLDHGADGPSFETIVAAGPNSAIPHHRPTDAVLATGDFVKIDFGALVSGYHSDMTRTFVLGRAEDWQRDIYDVVATAQRAGTDALAAGVTLSEVDAASRQVIADAGYAEHFGHGLGHGVGLQIHEAPGINAAAAGTLLAGSVVTVEPGVYLPDQGGVRIEDTLVVGFDRGTASDAPDLLTRFPKELAIL